From a region of the Tateyamaria omphalii genome:
- a CDS encoding bifunctional riboflavin kinase/FAD synthetase, with amino-acid sequence MKIIRDYQFVDVADRGATVAIGNFDGVHVGHRSVIELAGSAAPVAPVGVLTFEPHPREYFAPDAPPFRLMSQAARASRLEKMGIRYLFELPFHSGLASLSPDEFARDVICDGLGLSHVVVGADFCFGKKRAGTAQDMVRYGQEMGFGVTIAPLLAHGENTVSSTAIRQALSDGRPQDAAEMLGHWHRIEGPVIGGEQRGRTLGYPTANMSIDGLHPPAFGVYAVLFNVLEGPHTGAYHGVASMGVRPMFGVNTPNLETYVFDFSGDLYGAPVSVALVAHLRGEETFDSLEALIAQMDRDSAQARDILAAL; translated from the coding sequence ATGAAAATTATCCGGGATTATCAGTTCGTTGATGTGGCGGATCGCGGGGCGACCGTGGCGATTGGCAATTTCGATGGCGTGCATGTGGGGCATCGGTCAGTGATCGAGCTGGCGGGGTCGGCGGCGCCGGTTGCACCCGTTGGCGTGCTGACATTCGAGCCGCATCCGCGTGAGTATTTTGCCCCCGACGCACCGCCCTTTCGACTGATGAGCCAGGCCGCGCGGGCGAGCCGACTGGAGAAGATGGGGATCCGCTATCTCTTTGAATTGCCATTTCATTCCGGACTGGCGAGCCTGAGCCCCGACGAATTTGCGCGGGATGTGATCTGCGACGGGTTGGGGTTGAGCCATGTGGTTGTGGGGGCCGATTTCTGCTTCGGCAAAAAGCGCGCGGGAACGGCGCAGGACATGGTGCGCTATGGGCAAGAGATGGGGTTTGGCGTGACCATTGCGCCGCTTCTGGCGCATGGGGAAAACACAGTGTCCTCAACGGCCATTCGGCAGGCACTGAGCGATGGGCGGCCACAAGATGCGGCCGAGATGCTGGGGCACTGGCACAGGATAGAGGGTCCGGTGATCGGGGGTGAGCAGCGGGGGCGCACCCTTGGGTACCCCACCGCAAACATGTCGATTGACGGGCTGCATCCCCCTGCTTTTGGGGTTTACGCCGTGCTTTTCAATGTGTTGGAGGGACCGCACACCGGGGCGTATCATGGCGTGGCATCTATGGGCGTGCGCCCGATGTTTGGGGTGAACACGCCGAACCTTGAGACCTATGTCTTTGATTTTTCAGGTGATTTATACGGCGCGCCGGTGTCGGTTGCGCTGGTGGCGCATCTGCGGGGCGAGGAAACGTTTGACAGTCTTGAGGCTCTGATTGCGCAGATGGATCGGGACAGTGCGCAGGCCCGTGACATCCTGGCCGCGCTATGA
- a CDS encoding MaoC family dehydratase has product MLDNLPRGTICIEDIEMGMSRHLRKVVTDEDIEMFAQISTDRNPVHLDDDYAQDTIFQGRIAHGMLTAGLISAVIGEQLPGHGTVYMGQSLKFLAPVRPGDMVYAEVKVIDIDFSKRRVRLDCHCAVDGKKVLVGEATVLAPSRKFD; this is encoded by the coding sequence ATGTTGGACAACCTGCCACGCGGCACGATCTGCATCGAAGACATCGAAATGGGCATGTCCCGTCACCTGCGCAAAGTGGTGACGGACGAGGACATCGAGATGTTCGCCCAGATCTCCACCGACCGGAACCCGGTGCACTTGGACGACGACTACGCTCAGGACACGATCTTTCAGGGGCGCATCGCCCATGGGATGCTGACCGCCGGCCTGATCTCTGCCGTGATTGGCGAACAGCTTCCGGGGCACGGGACGGTCTATATGGGGCAATCGCTTAAATTTCTTGCGCCCGTGCGCCCGGGCGACATGGTCTATGCCGAGGTGAAGGTGATCGACATTGATTTTTCCAAGCGCCGCGTGCGGCTGGACTGTCATTGTGCGGTCGATGGCAAGAAGGTCCTGGTGGGCGAGGCCACCGTGTTGGCGCCATCGCGGAAATTCGACTAA
- a CDS encoding YcgN family cysteine cluster protein codes for MSDPIDRSGLTPRFWEKKTISKLTRKEWEALCDGCGKCCLNKLEDDESGEVALTRVACRLLDDETCRCGQYDIRHQFVPDCIVLKPSNIAEHLYWIPETCAYRLVYERKPLFDWHPLISGTADTVHAAGVSMRGRTVSEFDVADDDWEDHIIDEPT; via the coding sequence ATGAGTGATCCGATTGACCGCAGCGGGCTCACCCCCCGTTTTTGGGAGAAAAAAACCATCTCGAAACTCACCCGAAAGGAGTGGGAAGCGCTGTGTGACGGGTGTGGAAAATGCTGTTTGAACAAGCTGGAAGATGACGAGTCTGGCGAGGTGGCGCTGACGCGGGTGGCGTGCAGGCTTTTGGATGATGAAACGTGCCGGTGCGGGCAATATGATATCCGCCATCAATTTGTGCCGGATTGCATCGTTTTGAAACCGTCTAACATCGCGGAACACCTGTACTGGATCCCGGAAACCTGCGCCTATCGCCTCGTTTATGAAAGAAAACCCCTGTTTGATTGGCACCCGCTGATCTCGGGCACGGCCGACACCGTGCATGCGGCGGGCGTGTCGATGCGGGGGCGGACGGTGAGCGAGTTTGATGTTGCGGATGATGATTGGGAAGACCACATCATTGATGAGCCGACCTGA